In one window of Pseudomonadota bacterium DNA:
- a CDS encoding TonB-dependent siderophore receptor yields the protein MPTTCKRAKGGCVARHAWLGSALAWGVTFAWPAWAQRLGDSNTPGIPELPVAAVTGDLPRSTAGSQIKDRSESSEKSPEQQHAGEPIETLEIRARRSARYDASRASAATKTNVLVMQLPQSVQVVPGRLLEDQQVRDMSQALENVSGLQRAGAGRRGLIDRFVVRGFPLDSQRNFYRDGLPFVFAAPPPPEAVDRVEFVKGPASVLYGQAEPGGVVNLVLKRPTQTSFVRGRIQAGSFRRYQGHIDAGGPLTGTFGYRANASYLSAGSFRDFQHTGRHVLTTTFTYRPSAWCDLDLSAGYQGRRQRADSGLIAGLGLPRSRSLNEPWTEIALGAGDAAYRARFQLSDGFTLRHTASWQRQETDELRADPLAVQSAVPLLGIESGDLARAMRDRNTQRLTHYADLNLLGRFETGPAAHRLLLGSDLFRSVYGFTEMRPIIEPSDRFNVYRPQYSSLPPPGTGSSVLDLSRATLLQAGAYIQDQLTFDDWVHVLTGLRVDRFKDRLDKSRLDTNATTVLNQARTGATARAGVIVNPVEFQAFFLSYAQGFRPNIDPFFDSQLPPERSAQWEFGGKLELGSLLMTLTGFELTKTNVAIINPVSQVLNLAGERRARGLEIDLVGDLLPGWSLLVSYAQLAAHIAKGDPRPLGTPGVGTVDFTGNVPPASPRSSGRVWTTYRIERGLMGGLRLGLGALGRSAVQADIFNRARHSGFVRLDAMLGWSQRFGSYELDAQLNLENVTDQAYFSGYAANFVKPGAPRTVLVQVSLTARAGKERGA from the coding sequence ATGCCAACTACCTGCAAGAGAGCGAAGGGTGGCTGCGTGGCCAGGCATGCCTGGCTCGGGAGCGCGCTCGCATGGGGAGTCACGTTCGCGTGGCCGGCGTGGGCTCAGCGTCTCGGTGACAGCAACACGCCTGGCATACCCGAGCTTCCGGTTGCGGCGGTGACCGGAGACCTCCCCCGCAGCACGGCAGGCTCGCAGATCAAGGACAGGTCGGAGTCGAGCGAGAAGTCGCCCGAACAACAACACGCGGGCGAGCCCATCGAGACGCTCGAAATCCGGGCGCGGCGATCCGCCCGTTACGATGCGTCGCGCGCTTCCGCCGCGACCAAGACCAACGTGTTGGTCATGCAGCTGCCGCAGTCCGTGCAGGTGGTCCCGGGCAGGCTGCTGGAGGACCAGCAGGTGCGCGACATGAGCCAGGCCCTCGAGAACGTCAGCGGGCTGCAGCGGGCTGGGGCCGGCAGGCGCGGGCTGATCGATCGTTTCGTCGTGCGCGGCTTTCCACTGGACAGCCAGCGCAACTTCTACCGCGACGGACTGCCGTTCGTGTTTGCCGCGCCGCCGCCGCCCGAGGCCGTCGATCGAGTCGAATTCGTCAAGGGACCGGCCTCGGTGCTCTACGGTCAGGCGGAGCCCGGCGGCGTGGTCAACCTCGTGCTCAAGCGCCCCACCCAAACCAGCTTCGTGCGTGGCCGCATCCAGGCCGGTAGCTTCCGTCGCTATCAAGGGCACATCGACGCGGGCGGTCCGCTGACCGGCACGTTCGGTTATCGGGCGAACGCGTCGTACCTTTCGGCGGGCAGCTTCCGTGACTTCCAGCACACCGGACGGCACGTGCTGACTACCACGTTTACCTATCGGCCCTCCGCCTGGTGCGACCTCGACCTGAGCGCCGGCTATCAGGGCCGCCGGCAACGCGCGGACTCGGGGCTTATCGCCGGCCTCGGCCTGCCACGATCGCGTTCGCTCAACGAGCCGTGGACAGAGATCGCGCTCGGAGCGGGCGACGCTGCCTACAGGGCCAGGTTTCAGCTTTCCGATGGCTTTACACTGCGCCACACCGCGAGCTGGCAGCGACAGGAAACCGACGAGTTGAGGGCGGATCCGCTTGCCGTTCAATCCGCGGTGCCGTTGCTTGGCATCGAAAGCGGCGACCTGGCCCGGGCCATGCGCGACCGCAACACGCAGCGTCTAACCCACTACGCGGACCTGAACCTCCTGGGGCGCTTCGAGACCGGCCCTGCAGCGCATCGATTGCTTTTGGGGAGCGACCTGTTTCGCTCGGTCTACGGCTTCACGGAGATGCGGCCGATCATCGAGCCCTCGGATCGCTTCAATGTCTACCGGCCGCAGTACTCGTCGCTGCCACCGCCGGGCACGGGCTCGAGCGTCTTGGATCTCAGCCGCGCGACGTTGCTTCAGGCCGGAGCATACATCCAGGATCAGCTCACGTTCGATGACTGGGTGCACGTCTTGACGGGCCTGCGTGTAGATCGGTTCAAGGACCGGCTCGACAAGTCGCGCCTCGACACGAACGCCACCACGGTGCTGAACCAGGCCCGCACCGGCGCCACCGCCAGGGCCGGCGTGATCGTCAACCCGGTGGAGTTCCAGGCGTTTTTCTTGAGCTACGCTCAGGGTTTTCGGCCGAACATCGATCCTTTCTTCGATTCGCAGCTTCCTCCGGAGCGTAGCGCGCAGTGGGAGTTCGGCGGGAAGCTCGAGTTGGGCTCGCTGCTCATGACCCTGACCGGTTTCGAGCTGACCAAGACCAACGTGGCCATCATCAACCCGGTGAGCCAGGTGCTGAACCTCGCGGGCGAACGGCGTGCGCGCGGTTTGGAGATCGACCTGGTGGGTGATCTGCTGCCCGGTTGGAGTCTGCTCGTGAGCTACGCCCAGCTCGCGGCCCACATCGCAAAAGGTGACCCGCGTCCGTTGGGAACGCCCGGCGTGGGTACGGTGGACTTCACTGGCAACGTTCCCCCGGCGTCGCCCAGGTCGAGCGGCCGGGTTTGGACCACCTACCGCATCGAGCGGGGACTAATGGGCGGGCTGCGGCTCGGCCTGGGGGCTTTGGGCCGTAGCGCGGTCCAGGCAGACATTTTCAACAGGGCTCGGCATTCGGGCTTCGTGCGGCTCGATGCCATGCTGGGCTGGTCGCAGCGCTTCGGGAGCTACGAGCTGGATGCACAGCTCAATCTGGAAAACGTGACCGATCAAGCCTATTTCAGCGGCTACGCAGCGAATTTCGTGAAACCCGGCGCGCCGCGCACCGTGCTTGTGCAGGTCTCGCTCACGGCCCGGGCCGGCAAGGAGCGTGGGGCGTGA